A DNA window from Helianthus annuus cultivar XRQ/B chromosome 15, HanXRQr2.0-SUNRISE, whole genome shotgun sequence contains the following coding sequences:
- the LOC110922971 gene encoding protein SKIP34, whose protein sequence is MCYGSQRLPPFHDDNNTTRSPPLTDVNTEAVENLRLRLAETEARLQRARAREAELSKKLVEMKRFVSVMEILESYLKRRFVDQQQQLAHLVVQSSVPK, encoded by the coding sequence ATGTGCTACGGCTCCCAACGCCTACCACCGTTCCACGACGACAACAACACAACCAGGTCTCCGCCGCTGACCGACGTCAACACAGAGGCCGTCGAAAACCTCCGATTACGGCTAGCGGAAACGGAAGCACGGCTTCAACGAGCTAGGGCACGAGAAGCGGAGCTCAGCAAAAAGCTTGTTGAGATGAAACGGTTCGTATCGGTCATGGAGATTCTTGAAAGTTATCTTAAAAGAAGGTTTGTTGATCAACAACAACAGCTTGCTCATCTTGTTGTTCAATCTTCGGTACCGAAATAA